TGGCATAAAGGTTGCCAAGTCCCTTGTTAATATCGATTATGTGCACTTTTCAGCTGGAAACAACGATCCGCCAGGTTCATCAGCACCATTTTATTCCAATCATACACATATACTTTCAAAATTCCCAGGCGGATCCAATAAGCCAACGATTCTCGTAGGCTCGGTTACGACTGCAGAGGACGTAAGAAACGTTCTCAAAGTAGCAGATTTTGTCGCTGTCGGAAGGGCTGTACTTGCAGATCCGTACTTTGCGAGGAAGGTGATAGATAACTACGGGCATATAAGGCCATGCATAAGGTGCAACCAAGCATGCAGAAACCTAGCCTATGGCGAAGTGAGATGCACAGTTAATCCTTACTTTGCGTTTCCAAGGCAGTTAAGGAAGCTTAGCGGCGATGTAGTCATCGTTGGTGGCGGTGTAAAGGGGCTTGAAGCTGCCAGATTTGCGGCTTTGAACGGCCTTAGCGTAACCTTGTATGAACAGGACGATAAAATAGGCGGCCAACTTAACACGATATATGATGAGGCAAAAAGGAAGGAGTTCAACAGGCTTATAGAATACTATAAGGAAGTGCTGGATCGACTTGGAGTAGAAATTATAACTTCAGAAAAGTACAAAGGAAAAGGAATTTACTGTCTTCCAGACAAAACTTATCCAGATCTGCAGGAAAAACCTGAAATATTCATAGACTCGAACGTATATATGTATCACGATATTGCCTTAAAGTACAGCTCAACCTCTAAGGTCTTCGTTACGTATAGGTCCCTATCCAGCCTAGATCGAGCAAGGAAGGCAGCTTTCTTGAAAATCGCGGAATCAAGAGGTATAAAGTTCATAGAGAAGGCCGATAACTACGATGTATCCATATACGAGGAAAAACAGTATGATATAGGCGAAGCAATGAAATCTGGAATAAATGAGGTAGAAAAATACATAGATGATAGGATCAACGAATTTCTATGAAAAAGTTCTCAATCAGACGTTGATTCCCGGTCATTGCAATTTGATCATCGGCGGGCAGCCTGGCGGCAGGATAACGATATTCAATCCTATACAAGTGTCTAGCTTTGCACTTGCTCAGGCAGGGTCTTTCAGCATTCAAACCGGAACCCATATTTCTTCTCCGTAAAACTATTTATTCAATTTGGATAAACCTGCTGAAATAATTGATGCCTTTACAACAAGCGGCGGTATTTATTGTTATTTGTTATACTGATCAAATGGTTAGGGCATATCTAGCGGTTGCTATAAAGCTTCTGCTGGCCTTGCATTTTTAAAGTTCGGGTCTGCCCGGATGCTTAGGTTTTTCCAGCTGGAAAATATACTTTGGCATTTAATGCGGGTATATTCTACATGAACCAGAAAATTGGGTTT
This genomic stretch from Thermoplasma volcanium GSS1 harbors:
- a CDS encoding FAD-dependent oxidoreductase yields the protein MVNPGDKGRIGNVEIKNRIVMAPMISNIANSDGSPSEPYISYMRERARGGIGLIITEYTYVDPESGKGSRNQLGIYDDIFLPKFSRLAEAVHDYGSKIFVQLVHAGAKALPSSSYKIAPSKTSFDKNAREMDSSDIERVIRNYERAASIARRAGFDGIEIHGAHGYLVDEFISPYWNRRTDKYGGSLEGRIKFPQEVIDAVKSEVDIPVGIRLSLYEDEVGGYGPDYGIKVAKSLVNIDYVHFSAGNNDPPGSSAPFYSNHTHILSKFPGGSNKPTILVGSVTTAEDVRNVLKVADFVAVGRAVLADPYFARKVIDNYGHIRPCIRCNQACRNLAYGEVRCTVNPYFAFPRQLRKLSGDVVIVGGGVKGLEAARFAALNGLSVTLYEQDDKIGGQLNTIYDEAKRKEFNRLIEYYKEVLDRLGVEIITSEKYKGKGIYCLPDKTYPDLQEKPEIFIDSNVYMYHDIALKYSSTSKVFVTYRSLSSLDRARKAAFLKIAESRGIKFIEKADNYDVSIYEEKQYDIGEAMKSGINEVEKYIDDRINEFL